A single region of the Desulfatiglans anilini DSM 4660 genome encodes:
- a CDS encoding enoyl-CoA hydratase/isomerase family protein, with amino-acid sequence MKSDSILYEVRRGVGVITLNRPDLMNAMDDQMVDALSEAVRLSESSRDVKALVLTGRGRAFCGGADLGRFLEDYETFIRGGKASEFYKRSLPELFYRFSKPLIVGVNGPAVGVGMTLMLACDIRIAAHSAYFSAPFVQIGLTPEFGSTFCLPRLVGYPKTMEWLLTGRKISSEEALANRLINQVVEDDVLLATVLGLAEKIGSLPEEVCAAVKRLVREGQESGLAECIEKEETAFRESQKRPVHYELVRRMLRK; translated from the coding sequence ATGAAGTCAGACTCGATCCTATATGAAGTCAGGCGAGGGGTAGGAGTCATTACGCTGAATCGTCCCGACCTTATGAATGCAATGGATGACCAAATGGTCGATGCATTGAGCGAAGCTGTCCGCCTTTCTGAATCCAGCCGTGATGTGAAAGCCCTCGTTTTGACCGGAAGAGGTCGTGCGTTTTGTGGTGGTGCAGATCTGGGGCGATTCCTCGAGGATTATGAGACCTTCATTCGTGGAGGCAAAGCGTCCGAATTTTATAAGAGATCACTGCCGGAGCTTTTTTATCGTTTTTCAAAGCCGTTGATTGTTGGCGTGAATGGGCCTGCTGTCGGTGTAGGAATGACGCTGATGCTTGCATGCGATATCCGCATTGCGGCCCATAGTGCTTATTTCAGCGCTCCTTTCGTCCAGATCGGACTTACGCCGGAATTCGGCAGTACATTCTGCTTGCCTCGCTTGGTCGGGTATCCTAAAACAATGGAGTGGCTTCTTACGGGGAGGAAAATATCCTCTGAAGAAGCACTTGCGAATCGTCTCATCAATCAGGTGGTCGAGGATGATGTGCTTTTGGCGACGGTTTTAGGGCTTGCCGAGAAGATCGGATCGTTACCTGAAGAGGTCTGTGCGGCTGTCAAAAGGCTGGTGCGTGAGGGGCAGGAAAGCGGCTTAGCGGAGTGTATTGAAAAAGAGGAGACGGCTTTTCGCGAATCGCAGAAGAGGCCGGTTCATTATGAGTTGGTGCGGAGGATGCTGCGAAAATAA
- a CDS encoding TRAP transporter large permease, with translation MDIIALVVVLLASFLLTVPIGFAFIATTILLMLLFTNLPYLMVAEGLFSKLDSFPLEAVLFFILLGNIMKEGKSSRYLIDFTKALMYRVPGGLGIAGVMACAIFGAISGSATATVVAIGAIMVPAMAMARYEKAFAVGLLTTASILGVIIPPSILMILYSVVANVSMAKLFLGGFIPGLILAAGLSIYTAIVCKRHGYGVQPGANDTLFGPDGLVGPFKKAFWALILPFLILGGIYGGVFTPTEAAVVGCVYAIIIELFIYRTLHLKSIIGVLKTSGITTGALLITLAGACIFTDYLTLKQIPQDLSAFVVENISSQYVFLLFINVFFLFLGTFIDPLSAIIVVTPLLMPTVTALNIDPIFLGVILTINLGIGYCTPPLGANLFVAALVMDEAFSRIAMAVIPAILICLLVLAILNVFPAVVMFLPNLFM, from the coding sequence ATGGATATAATAGCTTTAGTTGTTGTACTTTTGGCCAGTTTTTTGTTGACTGTTCCGATTGGCTTTGCATTCATTGCAACAACTATTCTTTTAATGTTGTTGTTTACAAACTTGCCATATCTTATGGTAGCTGAGGGTTTGTTTTCCAAGCTGGATTCCTTCCCGCTTGAAGCCGTGCTGTTCTTTATCCTCTTGGGTAACATCATGAAAGAGGGAAAATCCTCCCGCTATCTGATTGATTTTACCAAGGCGCTCATGTACAGGGTCCCTGGAGGGCTGGGCATCGCTGGCGTTATGGCGTGTGCGATTTTCGGTGCGATTTCCGGTTCTGCTACGGCAACGGTTGTAGCGATCGGGGCGATCATGGTTCCTGCAATGGCCATGGCCAGATATGAAAAGGCCTTTGCCGTAGGATTGCTGACGACAGCCAGCATTCTAGGTGTTATTATCCCGCCGAGCATTTTGATGATCCTCTATTCGGTGGTGGCGAATGTGTCCATGGCCAAGCTTTTTTTGGGAGGGTTCATTCCTGGGCTGATCTTGGCAGCAGGACTTTCCATTTATACGGCGATTGTCTGCAAAAGACACGGATACGGGGTACAGCCCGGGGCGAACGACACCCTTTTCGGGCCGGATGGTCTCGTTGGGCCTTTCAAGAAGGCGTTTTGGGCTTTGATCCTTCCGTTTTTGATTTTAGGCGGGATTTACGGTGGGGTTTTTACTCCCACGGAAGCTGCTGTGGTGGGATGTGTTTATGCTATTATCATCGAGCTTTTTATTTATCGGACATTGCATCTCAAGTCGATTATCGGGGTGCTGAAGACATCTGGTATTACCACCGGAGCCTTGTTGATCACGCTTGCTGGAGCATGTATTTTTACGGATTATTTGACCTTGAAACAAATTCCTCAGGATCTGTCCGCATTTGTTGTTGAAAATATCAGTTCTCAATATGTTTTCTTGCTGTTTATCAACGTGTTTTTTCTTTTTCTGGGCACGTTCATCGACCCGCTTTCCGCCATAATTGTGGTTACGCCACTGCTCATGCCGACTGTAACCGCATTGAATATCGATCCGATATTTTTAGGCGTTATTCTGACGATCAACTTGGGGATAGGCTATTGCACACCGCCATTAGGGGCCAATCTTTTTGTCGCGGCGCTAGTAATGGATGAAGCTTTCTCCAGAATAGCAATGGCTGTCATTCCGGCCATCTTAATATGTTTACTAGTGCTAGCCATATTGAATGTATTCCCGGCAGTTGTGATGTTTTTGCCTAATCTTTTTATGTAA
- a CDS encoding NifB/NifX family molybdenum-iron cluster-binding protein, whose product MKVALSISGNDLDASIDPRFGRCARFIVVDPETMEYEVFDNGNVALGGGAGINAAQFVASKGADVVITGNCGPNAMRTLSAAGVRVIIGQGGTVREALERFRRGELESTTNANVKDHYGLGGSAACAQGVFAGRQGGGGGRGGGMGCRTGGGGKGWSGDAPMEQNRPAGGSSAEDLRELGDSVKALRKQLEALEARMKEMGKS is encoded by the coding sequence ATGAAAGTAGCTCTCAGTATCAGCGGCAATGATCTGGATGCGTCCATCGATCCGAGATTCGGGCGTTGTGCGCGGTTTATCGTTGTCGACCCGGAGACCATGGAATATGAGGTGTTTGACAACGGAAACGTCGCGCTCGGCGGTGGCGCAGGCATCAATGCTGCGCAATTCGTCGCCTCCAAGGGTGCCGACGTCGTGATCACCGGGAACTGCGGGCCGAATGCCATGCGGACCCTTTCCGCAGCGGGCGTCCGCGTCATCATTGGCCAGGGGGGAACGGTCCGGGAAGCCCTGGAGCGATTTCGGCGCGGAGAGCTGGAAAGCACGACCAACGCGAACGTCAAAGATCACTATGGTCTTGGAGGCAGTGCCGCCTGCGCGCAGGGTGTCTTTGCTGGAAGGCAGGGCGGCGGGGGTGGCCGTGGCGGAGGTATGGGGTGCCGAACCGGCGGGGGCGGCAAAGGCTGGTCAGGGGACGCACCGATGGAGCAAAACCGGCCTGCCGGCGGATCGAGTGCGGAGGACCTCCGGGAACTGGGAGATAGTGTGAAGGCCCTGCGAAAACAATTGGAGGCCCTCGAAGCCCGGATGAAGGAGATGGGAAAGAGTTGA
- a CDS encoding thiolase family protein: MKKDVYIVGATRTPIGSFGGSLKSFSATDLAVAVIESVIQRTGIEKSAVDKVYFGNCFDPLANNIARIAAVKAGLPLQTAGISISSTCGSGMQAAATALQAIRDGEGDVVVAGGVESMSNAPYISNSNRWGQRLRHTELYDLVWKAMQEYPLGAGMGVTAENVAARDKISREDQDELAYTSQSRALAAIGSGKFKEEITSLLIPQRKGDAKVVDTDEHPREVTLEQLAKLPPAFKPGGCVTAGNSSGINDGAAAMVLMSQTKLEQTGLKPLGRILDTTVVGVDPDYMGDGPVPAIRKLLERNGLELPDIGLIEVNEAFAAQYLSCERALGLDREITNVNGSGIALGHPVGCTGCRIMVTLLHEMRRRSLRLGLAALCAGGGQGFATLIEAV; this comes from the coding sequence GTGAAAAAAGACGTTTATATCGTCGGTGCGACAAGAACCCCGATCGGCTCATTCGGTGGCTCACTGAAATCATTTTCTGCAACGGATCTGGCGGTAGCGGTGATCGAGTCCGTGATTCAAAGGACCGGCATCGAAAAGTCGGCGGTGGACAAGGTGTATTTCGGCAATTGTTTCGATCCGTTGGCGAATAACATCGCACGCATCGCCGCGGTGAAGGCCGGTCTGCCCCTGCAGACGGCGGGGATTTCCATTTCATCCACCTGCGGGTCCGGAATGCAGGCGGCGGCGACCGCCTTGCAAGCCATCCGGGATGGCGAGGGCGATGTTGTCGTGGCGGGCGGCGTCGAAAGCATGTCGAATGCGCCCTACATCTCCAACAGCAATCGCTGGGGGCAGCGGCTCCGGCACACCGAACTCTATGACCTTGTCTGGAAGGCGATGCAGGAGTATCCGCTGGGAGCCGGCATGGGTGTCACGGCGGAGAATGTAGCGGCCAGGGACAAGATTTCCAGGGAGGATCAGGATGAGCTGGCCTACACCAGTCAGTCGAGGGCATTGGCGGCGATTGGGTCCGGAAAATTCAAGGAGGAAATCACCTCGCTGCTGATCCCGCAGCGTAAAGGGGATGCGAAGGTCGTCGATACGGATGAACACCCCAGGGAGGTGACGCTTGAGCAACTGGCCAAACTTCCTCCTGCCTTCAAGCCGGGAGGATGTGTTACGGCTGGGAATTCCTCCGGAATCAACGATGGGGCTGCCGCCATGGTCCTGATGAGTCAAACCAAACTCGAGCAAACCGGCCTCAAGCCTTTGGGACGTATTCTGGATACGACCGTGGTCGGGGTCGACCCGGACTACATGGGTGATGGACCGGTGCCGGCTATTAGGAAGCTGCTCGAAAGAAACGGTCTCGAGCTGCCGGATATCGGGTTGATTGAGGTCAATGAGGCGTTTGCAGCCCAGTATTTGTCTTGTGAGCGGGCGCTGGGGCTCGATCGTGAAATCACCAACGTCAACGGGAGCGGTATCGCACTTGGACACCCGGTGGGGTGCACCGGCTGCCGGATCATGGTTACCCTTCTGCACGAGATGCGGCGGCGGAGCCTGAGATTGGGGTTGGCTGCACTGTGTGCTGGAGGAGGGCAGGGTTTTGCGACCTTGATCGAGGCGGTGTAG
- a CDS encoding iron-sulfur cluster assembly scaffold protein NifU gives MKGDLEDFVQELQEKIFEETKAAYGEAAFERWLNPKYHGRMEDADGYARVRGSCGDTMEIFLKFEGDMVGTALFDTDGCGSSAVCGSFAAEMSLGKTPDELLDLTGEAILERLGGLPEEEQHCAMLAGETLQEALNDYMLKQTGKAGGPSERG, from the coding sequence ATGAAAGGTGATTTGGAGGATTTCGTTCAGGAACTTCAGGAAAAGATCTTCGAAGAGACTAAAGCGGCTTACGGCGAGGCTGCCTTCGAGCGGTGGCTCAACCCGAAATACCACGGGCGGATGGAGGATGCCGACGGATACGCGCGCGTACGAGGGTCATGCGGCGATACGATGGAAATCTTCCTGAAATTTGAAGGGGACATGGTGGGGACGGCCCTTTTCGATACGGATGGCTGCGGATCGAGCGCCGTCTGCGGATCGTTCGCGGCTGAGATGTCCTTGGGCAAGACCCCTGACGAACTGCTCGACCTGACCGGAGAAGCGATCCTTGAAAGATTGGGCGGTCTGCCGGAGGAAGAGCAGCACTGTGCGATGCTCGCGGGCGAGACCCTCCAGGAAGCCTTGAACGACTATATGCTGAAGCAGACGGGGAAGGCAGGCGGACCCTCGGAAAGAGGTTGA
- a CDS encoding TRAP transporter substrate-binding protein, with the protein MKKSFWLVSVMMLALISFIGIQSAVAGDKIQMGLYSIAPPFSPINKAMEKMNTFLQEEGKGAIEVQLYPSGQLGAESAGLNKLQIGAVQAGAITGVAISTIEPKANILMMPFVVQNWDDVEKLANSEMMKEIGLSLEKKGLKLMGIGSYGFFNILSVKKPLVKPEDFPGVKIRVFPTPVLVDLYKMLGASPTPIAFPEIYTALQQGVIEATDGTLDSSHASKQYEVAKHLTKTEHIHGWFLYLVNKVWFEGLSADNQKLLQDAFAKYSAVARTESKNYDDKIFKIYEDAGVEIITLDEDQRNALKEIALPIHDKYRSVIGEDFLDRFYKEMNFEK; encoded by the coding sequence ATGAAAAAATCCTTTTGGTTGGTGTCTGTGATGATGTTGGCGCTGATTTCTTTTATCGGAATTCAGAGTGCCGTTGCCGGCGATAAGATTCAAATGGGACTGTACAGCATTGCTCCTCCGTTCTCTCCGATCAATAAAGCTATGGAGAAGATGAATACGTTCTTGCAGGAGGAGGGCAAAGGGGCCATCGAAGTTCAATTGTATCCGTCCGGCCAGTTGGGGGCTGAAAGTGCCGGTCTCAACAAACTTCAGATTGGAGCGGTTCAGGCCGGTGCCATTACGGGCGTGGCTATCTCGACCATTGAACCCAAAGCGAATATTTTAATGATGCCTTTTGTAGTCCAGAATTGGGACGATGTGGAAAAACTTGCAAACAGTGAGATGATGAAAGAAATCGGACTTTCTCTCGAAAAGAAAGGTCTGAAGTTGATGGGAATAGGAAGCTATGGATTTTTCAATATTTTATCTGTTAAGAAACCCTTGGTGAAACCGGAAGATTTTCCTGGTGTGAAGATCCGCGTGTTCCCTACACCGGTTTTGGTTGACCTGTATAAGATGCTGGGAGCATCGCCTACGCCGATAGCCTTCCCTGAAATATACACTGCATTGCAGCAGGGAGTTATCGAGGCAACTGACGGAACACTGGACAGTTCTCACGCCTCCAAACAGTATGAAGTGGCAAAACATCTTACAAAGACGGAGCATATCCACGGTTGGTTTTTGTACCTTGTAAATAAAGTATGGTTTGAAGGTCTGTCAGCGGACAATCAAAAATTGCTTCAGGATGCGTTTGCGAAATATTCCGCTGTAGCCAGAACCGAAAGCAAAAATTATGACGATAAAATTTTTAAAATCTACGAGGATGCCGGAGTTGAAATTATAACCTTGGATGAAGATCAAAGAAACGCTCTAAAAGAAATTGCGCTACCTATTCATGATAAGTATCGCAGTGTTATCGGAGAGGATTTCTTGGATCGCTTCTATAAGGAAATGAACTTCGAAAAATAG
- a CDS encoding TRAP transporter small permease — MLSALMKWISRLEASAIVLLFAFNLIILFVTVVYRYALNNSPTWPEEASRYVMIWIIYIGVSQSIEKNSEIRIDALQRFFNKKWFIFSTELFAVSVCLFISALLCFYAYNFTMILYQTSSIAASFPMPMYIIYAIIPVTTGLMFLKYLSRLVSVFKN, encoded by the coding sequence ATGCTGTCTGCGTTGATGAAATGGATATCCAGGTTAGAGGCTTCGGCAATTGTTCTGCTGTTTGCATTTAATTTGATTATTTTATTTGTGACAGTGGTCTATAGGTATGCTTTAAATAACTCTCCAACGTGGCCGGAAGAAGCGAGCAGGTATGTGATGATTTGGATCATTTATATCGGTGTATCGCAATCAATAGAAAAAAACTCTGAGATTCGTATTGATGCGCTGCAACGCTTTTTCAATAAAAAATGGTTTATTTTCAGTACTGAGCTTTTTGCTGTTTCAGTATGCCTATTCATTTCTGCGCTCCTTTGTTTTTATGCATATAATTTTACAATGATTTTATATCAAACCAGTTCTATTGCTGCTTCCTTTCCGATGCCAATGTATATAATCTATGCTATTATTCCAGTAACGACAGGTCTCATGTTTTTAAAATACTTATCTCGATTGGTATCTGTTTTTAAAAATTGA
- a CDS encoding TetR/AcrR family transcriptional regulator, translating into MKRSGLTEKRILHAALALFVKNGYHGTSINDITKEVGLTKGALYAHFQNKGELLLKIIDEFRIEYIEKMIKTVDAHPGNAIDKLNCAISFSSRFALENPDLCLFLTFLTTELNTDVDFEPALKSVYRDYQKFISELIRDGIRQGLINPGLDPELAALTFMAIHDGVLHQWALNRDRIDGEKYVKTFRFIFVKGLMAQEQEEGGAAS; encoded by the coding sequence ATGAAACGAAGCGGATTAACTGAAAAACGTATTCTGCACGCTGCTTTAGCGTTGTTTGTTAAAAATGGTTATCATGGTACATCTATAAATGATATTACTAAAGAAGTGGGTTTAACTAAAGGGGCTTTATATGCACACTTTCAAAATAAAGGTGAATTACTTCTGAAAATAATAGATGAATTCAGGATAGAATATATAGAAAAAATGATAAAGACGGTTGATGCGCATCCTGGAAATGCTATTGATAAGTTGAATTGTGCAATTAGTTTTAGTTCCAGGTTTGCTCTTGAAAACCCAGATTTGTGTCTCTTTCTGACTTTTCTTACTACGGAGTTGAATACGGATGTAGATTTTGAACCTGCGCTGAAGTCTGTCTACAGAGATTACCAGAAGTTCATAAGCGAATTGATCAGGGATGGCATTCGCCAAGGACTGATCAACCCCGGTTTGGATCCTGAACTCGCTGCTTTGACCTTTATGGCCATTCATGACGGTGTGTTGCATCAATGGGCCTTGAACCGTGATCGGATTGACGGAGAAAAGTATGTCAAGACCTTCCGTTTTATCTTTGTCAAGGGGTTGATGGCGCAGGAGCAGGAGGAGGGGGGCGCCGCTTCTTAA
- a CDS encoding long-chain-fatty-acid--CoA ligase, whose translation MRGINLATYLEHTTTAHPDKIGLIFDDRKWTFHQINENASRIASGLVELGIKKGERVTLFLPNVPEFFFWFFGVVKAGAVVNPLNVMLKQRELDYIVNDCTPRLIVTTADLVSEPLKIIEKVGDKAPKMIVIGRGQEEKAISYEKWIEGAKRDFDSVPVEQEDLAAILYTSGTTGKPKGVMLTHNNLWTNGRHCADWAETTYRDTTVCALPLFHSYALTHVMAELWFVGGTLVWLGRFDPEACLQALAKHEATAFHGVATMYYAIISHPKVDEYAAKIHLRYCVTGAAVTPEPILMAWNQKFTPLSEGYGTTEAAPVVLMNPLSGKGVQKANSCGIPIVPEIEIAIVDENGKRVGPHEVGELAIRGPNIMKGYWNKPEATAAVIKNGWFHSGDMGYLDEDGYCYIKDRKNDMIITGGFNIYPKEIEDLLYTHPVIAEAQVVGLPDLAKGEIAVACVALKAGQSATEEEIIQFCRNNIANYKVPKRVHFMKELPKTVTGKLEKVSLRVLLKDNV comes from the coding sequence ATGAGAGGAATCAACCTGGCAACCTATCTTGAACATACTACCACTGCTCACCCCGACAAAATCGGCCTAATATTCGACGACCGGAAATGGACCTTCCATCAAATCAACGAAAATGCGAGCCGTATCGCCTCAGGTCTTGTCGAACTCGGCATAAAAAAAGGTGAACGTGTCACGCTCTTTCTACCCAATGTGCCAGAATTCTTTTTCTGGTTTTTCGGCGTGGTAAAAGCCGGAGCGGTAGTCAATCCTTTGAATGTCATGTTGAAACAGAGGGAGTTGGACTACATTGTCAATGACTGCACACCTCGATTGATTGTAACGACTGCGGACCTCGTTTCAGAGCCCTTGAAGATCATCGAGAAGGTCGGCGACAAGGCCCCGAAGATGATTGTCATTGGGAGGGGGCAGGAAGAAAAAGCGATCAGCTATGAGAAGTGGATCGAGGGTGCGAAGCGTGATTTCGATTCCGTTCCTGTGGAGCAGGAAGACCTGGCAGCAATCCTGTACACTTCGGGTACGACAGGCAAACCAAAGGGCGTGATGTTGACCCACAACAATCTTTGGACCAACGGCCGGCATTGCGCCGACTGGGCCGAAACCACCTACAGAGATACGACCGTTTGTGCGTTGCCTCTCTTCCATTCCTACGCCTTGACCCATGTCATGGCGGAACTCTGGTTTGTCGGCGGAACGCTCGTCTGGTTGGGCCGGTTCGATCCGGAGGCTTGCCTGCAGGCGCTCGCCAAACACGAGGCCACGGCGTTTCATGGGGTGGCCACCATGTATTACGCGATTATCAGCCATCCAAAGGTGGACGAGTACGCTGCCAAAATCCACTTGCGCTACTGCGTCACAGGCGCCGCGGTCACCCCGGAGCCCATACTGATGGCTTGGAACCAGAAATTTACTCCGCTGAGTGAAGGATACGGAACCACCGAGGCGGCCCCCGTCGTTCTGATGAACCCCCTCAGTGGGAAGGGGGTCCAGAAGGCCAATTCTTGCGGCATCCCCATCGTACCGGAGATCGAGATAGCGATCGTAGATGAAAACGGCAAGCGCGTGGGTCCTCATGAGGTCGGTGAATTGGCTATCAGGGGCCCCAATATTATGAAGGGTTACTGGAATAAGCCAGAGGCAACCGCCGCTGTCATAAAGAATGGCTGGTTCCACAGCGGTGACATGGGGTATCTGGACGAGGATGGGTATTGTTATATCAAAGACCGGAAAAACGATATGATCATTACTGGAGGATTTAACATTTACCCGAAGGAGATCGAGGATCTGCTCTATACCCATCCGGTCATAGCTGAGGCACAGGTCGTAGGGCTCCCTGATCTAGCTAAAGGGGAGATTGCTGTGGCATGTGTTGCCCTGAAAGCGGGGCAATCTGCTACGGAAGAAGAAATCATTCAGTTCTGCCGCAACAACATTGCTAATTATAAAGTCCCGAAACGAGTGCATTTTATGAAAGAACTCCCCAAGACTGTCACTGGAAAACTTGAAAAGGTAAGTCTAAGGGTATTGCTGAAAGACAATGTATAG
- a CDS encoding response regulator transcription factor, with protein sequence MDEKSLLKGKKILLVDDEVDILETLLDILSMCEVKTASDFETAKTLLENEHFDIAVLDIMGVDGYSLLEIAKGKGIIAVMLTAHALSLENTFQSFEKGADLYIPKEKLFKIVVYLEDVLEGRSKGRHSWWKWMERFGPFYDKRFGEDWKKKSEKLLERLKYRV encoded by the coding sequence ATGGATGAGAAAAGTTTGCTAAAAGGTAAGAAGATCCTTCTTGTAGATGATGAAGTCGACATTCTGGAAACGTTGCTTGATATCCTCAGTATGTGCGAAGTCAAGACAGCTTCCGATTTTGAGACAGCAAAAACTTTACTGGAGAATGAGCATTTTGACATTGCTGTTTTGGATATAATGGGTGTCGATGGATATTCATTGTTGGAAATTGCAAAGGGGAAAGGCATTATCGCGGTCATGTTGACTGCTCATGCACTTAGTTTGGAAAATACATTTCAATCCTTTGAAAAAGGCGCCGATTTATATATTCCAAAGGAAAAATTGTTCAAAATAGTTGTTTATTTGGAGGATGTATTAGAAGGTCGTTCGAAAGGCCGCCATTCCTGGTGGAAGTGGATGGAGCGCTTCGGACCGTTTTATGATAAACGTTTCGGTGAGGATTGGAAGAAAAAGAGTGAAAAGCTTCTCGAACGTCTAAAATATCGTGTTTAA
- a CDS encoding NifB/NifX family molybdenum-iron cluster-binding protein: MKVAIPVWEGKVSPVFDTASRVLVVEVKNRCQISRFEALLEPGTTNGRCYFLRGLGVETLICGAVTKAVSRLLAGSGISVIAWVSGPVEDVLQAYLDGTLFQPRFLMPGCRHEHHRGRHDGKGRGFAKRTRTVQSEDR; encoded by the coding sequence ATGAAGGTTGCTATTCCGGTCTGGGAGGGCAAGGTTTCTCCCGTCTTTGACACAGCCTCGCGCGTGCTGGTGGTCGAGGTGAAGAATCGGTGCCAAATCAGTCGGTTCGAAGCGCTTCTCGAACCCGGCACGACCAATGGCCGCTGTTATTTTCTGCGGGGACTGGGTGTTGAAACGCTGATCTGCGGAGCTGTTACGAAAGCGGTTTCGCGTTTGCTCGCAGGCAGCGGGATCTCCGTCATTGCCTGGGTTTCGGGACCGGTGGAGGACGTGCTGCAGGCCTATCTGGACGGGACGCTTTTTCAGCCGCGATTTCTCATGCCGGGTTGCCGCCATGAGCATCATCGTGGACGGCACGACGGGAAAGGACGCGGATTTGCGAAGCGTACCCGGACGGTACAATCTGAGGACCGATAG
- a CDS encoding iron-sulfur cluster carrier protein MrpORP, which translates to MSAQQKRGAGSIQQQAHEIQDLEIKERLAHIKNKILVMSGKGGVGKSSVAAYLAVALARRGFKVGLMDVDLHGPSIPRMLGLRGTIGEGSRSGKAKPVQYMPNMEVISIETLLGDDKDVATIWRGPLKIGVIRQFISDLEWMDLDYMVIDSPPGTGDEPLTVAQTIPDSKALIVTTPQEVSLADVRKSIHFCRQVKMDILGLVENMSGLKCPHCGEVIPLFMEHGGMLTAKREGLRFLASLPIEPQVVLNGDSGKMVILDQPELPYAQAFNKMVDQIVELMPAGGETSAAQQAGVESGRAAAAEDNRKMVAVPVMEGKLSAHFGHSEQFAFVLTEGGKIVNMDLRTPPPHQPGVIPQWLHDQGANVVIAGGLGEMAQQALREKSIEVIVGAPMGTAESLVNQYLADALVTGANVCDH; encoded by the coding sequence ATGAGCGCTCAACAGAAACGCGGTGCCGGTTCGATCCAACAGCAGGCCCATGAGATTCAGGATCTGGAGATCAAGGAGCGGCTGGCGCACATCAAGAACAAGATCCTTGTCATGAGCGGGAAGGGGGGGGTCGGCAAGAGCAGCGTCGCCGCTTATCTTGCCGTTGCCCTGGCGAGACGCGGGTTCAAGGTTGGACTCATGGATGTGGATTTGCACGGCCCCAGCATCCCGAGGATGCTCGGGCTGCGGGGGACGATCGGTGAAGGCAGCCGTTCGGGAAAGGCCAAACCGGTCCAGTACATGCCGAACATGGAGGTGATATCCATTGAAACGCTGCTGGGGGACGACAAGGATGTCGCGACCATCTGGCGAGGCCCCCTGAAGATTGGGGTCATCAGGCAGTTCATCTCCGACCTGGAGTGGATGGATCTCGATTACATGGTGATCGATTCGCCCCCGGGAACCGGCGATGAACCGCTTACGGTGGCCCAGACGATTCCTGATTCGAAGGCGCTGATCGTGACCACCCCTCAGGAGGTCAGCCTTGCGGATGTACGGAAATCGATCCATTTCTGCCGGCAGGTCAAGATGGATATCCTTGGTCTGGTGGAGAACATGAGCGGGCTGAAATGCCCGCATTGCGGTGAAGTGATTCCCCTGTTCATGGAGCACGGCGGCATGCTCACCGCGAAGCGCGAGGGCCTGCGTTTTCTGGCGAGCCTGCCGATCGAACCCCAGGTGGTGCTGAACGGTGATTCCGGAAAAATGGTGATTCTCGACCAGCCTGAGCTGCCCTATGCCCAGGCGTTCAACAAGATGGTCGATCAGATCGTCGAGCTGATGCCTGCGGGCGGTGAGACATCCGCGGCGCAGCAGGCAGGGGTCGAGAGCGGTCGCGCGGCAGCGGCCGAGGATAACCGCAAAATGGTGGCCGTTCCGGTTATGGAAGGCAAACTGTCCGCTCATTTCGGTCATTCGGAACAGTTCGCCTTCGTTCTTACGGAGGGCGGCAAGATTGTAAACATGGACCTGCGCACCCCGCCTCCCCATCAGCCGGGCGTCATTCCGCAGTGGCTCCACGATCAGGGTGCCAACGTCGTGATAGCAGGCGGGTTGGGCGAGATGGCTCAGCAGGCCTTGCGCGAAAAAAGTATCGAGGTGATTGTGGGCGCCCCCATGGGGACCGCGGAATCTCTTGTCAATCAGTATCTGGCGGATGCGCTCGTGACAGGCGCCAATGTCTGCGATCATTAG